From the genome of Haloarcula limicola, one region includes:
- a CDS encoding DUF106 domain-containing protein, translating into MARTAPKVDRLADEGEAMTDALATVLSVAEEKGTVTWSDVSDDLTSGEWGRLIESGLLIDADGEGFVVDDPEGVREALEESDPEPAEDDDDGGWSTWDKLAGLATLGLFAGYSLTSVRDAIGGVIDIGLGPLAEILPFYVVILVLAVFTGTTSSILQDQLMDMDGMQDSQEQIKDIQNRLEDAKERGDDEAVERIEQEQMEAMTEQMGSMFAMFRPMVWIMLINIPVFLWIYWMVFGTGMTVEAPVMTFPILGEVQSWQEGVAGPMQAWIVWYFLCSISFTQIIRKALNVETSPTAS; encoded by the coding sequence CGACTCGCCGACGAAGGCGAAGCGATGACCGACGCGCTCGCGACGGTCCTCTCGGTCGCCGAGGAGAAGGGCACCGTCACGTGGAGTGACGTCAGCGACGACCTCACGAGCGGCGAGTGGGGCCGACTCATCGAATCCGGCCTGCTCATCGACGCCGACGGCGAGGGGTTCGTCGTCGACGACCCCGAGGGCGTCCGCGAGGCGCTCGAGGAGTCGGACCCCGAACCGGCCGAGGACGACGACGACGGGGGCTGGAGCACGTGGGACAAACTCGCCGGGCTCGCGACGCTCGGCCTGTTCGCCGGCTACTCGCTGACTTCGGTCCGCGACGCCATCGGCGGCGTCATCGACATCGGACTGGGACCACTCGCCGAAATCCTCCCGTTCTACGTCGTCATTCTCGTCCTGGCGGTCTTCACCGGCACCACGTCCTCGATTCTGCAGGACCAGCTGATGGACATGGACGGGATGCAGGACAGTCAAGAACAGATCAAAGACATCCAGAACCGCCTCGAAGACGCCAAGGAACGCGGCGACGACGAGGCCGTCGAGCGCATCGAGCAGGAGCAGATGGAGGCAATGACCGAGCAGATGGGGTCGATGTTCGCCATGTTCCGCCCGATGGTCTGGATCATGCTCATCAACATCCCCGTCTTCCTCTGGATCTACTGGATGGTGTTCGGCACCGGGATGACCGTCGAGGCACCGGTCATGACGTTCCCCATTCTCGGCGAAGTCCAGAGTTGGCAGGAGGGCGTCGCCGGACCGATGCAGGCGTGGATCGTCTGGTACTTCCTCTGTTCCATCTCGTTCACCCAGATCATCCGAAAGGCGCTCAACGTCGAGACCAGCCCGACCGCGAGCTAA
- the cmk gene encoding (d)CMP kinase, whose amino-acid sequence MLITVSGPAGSGKSTLAKSLADALSYDHVSGGDIFRSLAEERGMTPLELNKAAEEDDQIDRDLDCRLRDIAAERDDLVLESRLAGWMAGEYADIKLWLTAPLDVRADRIAQRENKPFEQARAETQERGQSEAQRYNDYYDINFDDLSIYDLSVNTARWDPQGVLSVTLHAIDSYRADGDEGKAPIENIRYEF is encoded by the coding sequence ATGTTGATCACCGTCTCCGGCCCGGCTGGGAGCGGCAAGAGCACGCTCGCCAAGAGCCTGGCCGACGCGCTCTCCTACGACCACGTCAGCGGCGGGGACATCTTCCGCTCGCTGGCCGAGGAGCGGGGGATGACGCCGCTGGAACTGAACAAGGCCGCAGAAGAGGACGACCAGATCGACCGCGACCTGGACTGCCGCCTGCGTGATATCGCCGCCGAGCGCGACGACCTCGTGCTCGAATCGCGGCTCGCGGGCTGGATGGCCGGTGAGTACGCCGACATCAAACTCTGGCTCACCGCGCCGTTAGACGTCCGCGCCGACCGCATCGCCCAGCGGGAGAACAAGCCATTCGAACAGGCCCGCGCCGAGACCCAAGAGCGCGGCCAGAGCGAGGCCCAACGGTACAACGACTACTACGACATCAACTTCGACGACCTCTCTATCTACGACCTCTCGGTCAACACCGCCCGCTGGGACCCGCAGGGCGTCCTGAGCGTGACGCTCCACGCCATCGACTCCTACCGCGCCGACGGCGACGAGGGGAAAGCCCCCATCGAGAACATCCGGTACGAGTTCTGA
- a CDS encoding RNA-guided pseudouridylation complex pseudouridine synthase subunit Cbf5 — MPLRGPPGEREPDSLQSFGVVNLDKPPGPSAHQVAAWVRDATGQDRVAHGGTLDPKVTGCLPILLGDAARAARVFDDAVKEYVAVLELHGDAPADFETVVAEFEGEIYQKPPRKSAVKRQLRTRTIHALDVLEREDRRALLRVRCASGTYVRKLCHDIGLALGTGAHMGDLRRTATGTFDDSNLVTMHDLVDALAFAEEDGDTAPLREAIQPAERALVHLPRVTIAPSAAREVADGASVFAPGVIDASPAEIGDAALERESLVACYTPDGAAVCLGTLVGDPDADSGTVVALERVLV, encoded by the coding sequence ATGCCCCTCCGTGGCCCACCCGGAGAGCGAGAGCCCGATTCCCTCCAGTCGTTCGGCGTCGTCAACCTCGATAAACCGCCCGGACCGTCCGCCCACCAGGTCGCCGCGTGGGTCCGCGACGCCACCGGACAGGACCGCGTGGCCCACGGCGGCACGCTCGACCCGAAGGTCACCGGCTGCCTCCCGATCCTGCTGGGCGACGCCGCGCGGGCGGCCCGCGTCTTCGACGACGCCGTCAAGGAGTACGTCGCCGTCCTCGAACTCCACGGCGACGCCCCGGCGGACTTCGAGACGGTCGTCGCCGAGTTCGAGGGCGAGATCTACCAGAAACCGCCCCGGAAGAGCGCCGTCAAACGACAGCTACGCACTCGCACCATTCACGCCCTCGACGTCCTCGAACGGGAGGACCGCCGCGCGCTCCTGCGCGTCCGCTGTGCGTCGGGCACCTACGTCCGGAAGCTCTGTCACGACATCGGGCTGGCGCTCGGCACCGGCGCGCACATGGGCGACCTCCGCCGCACCGCCACGGGCACCTTCGACGATAGCAACCTCGTGACGATGCACGACCTCGTGGACGCGCTGGCCTTCGCCGAGGAAGACGGCGACACGGCCCCGCTTCGCGAGGCCATCCAGCCCGCCGAACGCGCGCTCGTCCACCTGCCGCGGGTGACTATCGCCCCCAGCGCCGCCCGCGAAGTCGCCGACGGCGCGTCGGTGTTCGCCCCCGGCGTCATCGACGCGTCCCCGGCCGAGATCGGCGACGCCGCTCTCGAACGAGAGTCGCTCGTCGCCTGCTACACCCCGGACGGGGCGGCCGTCTGTCTCGGCACGCTGGTCGGCGACCCCGACGCCGACAGCGGCACCGTCGTCGCCCTCGAACGCGTGCTGGTCTGA
- a CDS encoding DUF7563 family protein has translation MPSCDNCGAHVSADYHRVRAGNDGKLRACPDCTNPATRQRDAAGVSSAYAVRSDERGQSIATDGGDDT, from the coding sequence ATGCCGTCCTGCGACAACTGCGGAGCGCACGTCTCCGCGGACTACCACCGCGTTCGAGCGGGTAACGACGGCAAACTCCGCGCCTGTCCCGACTGTACGAACCCGGCGACCCGCCAGCGCGACGCTGCTGGCGTTTCCTCAGCGTACGCCGTTCGGAGCGACGAGAGAGGACAGTCTATCGCCACCGACGGAGGTGATGACACGTGA